One segment of Salvia splendens isolate huo1 chromosome 20, SspV2, whole genome shotgun sequence DNA contains the following:
- the LOC121782446 gene encoding vacuolar protein-sorting-associated protein 36-like isoform X1, translating into MRGKSSLSKPKNGVETENEPHLSGAYIRSLVKQLSSSSSKTKDSSSSSLEGDGNSSNESLFGSSCDGFSDQKPEKSPPPPQPQKKQVRRRLHTSRPYQERLLNMAEARREIVTALKYHRAAMKKATERQQQQQQQQQQQMEITSQTQVFESSSHQFFLEQEDKLKFRRNPRIYASNSSIPDKFPNSYPDNFSQSPGFSSPYSWSISPIAPPPLPPVQENFNFTLPSQTLGLNLNLQDFNYLDPTFLCSANHSSIYSSPSPSTSSSPLSATTEEIPCMGPPASASEFGDSGLHAVMDDKEIAEIRSIGDQYQMEWDDTLNLVNSAWWLKFLKVMEITPENQCVQDFPFDEVMEFPAWLNANDGCLQYVNSDNYFKDPALPCMDIGEIEGMDGDWLA; encoded by the exons ATGAGGGGTAAATCTTCTTTGTCAAAGCCTAAAAATGGAGTAGAAACCGAGAATGAGCCTCATTTGTCAGGTGCTTACATTCGAAGCCTTGTTAAACAGttatcctcttcctcttcaaaAACCAAAGATTCGTCCAGTTCCAGCTTAGAGGGAGATGGGAATTCGAGCAATGAAAGCTTATTTGGAAGTAGCTGTGATGGATTTTCTGATCAGAAACCAGAAAAATCCCCTCCGCCGCCTCAACCACAAAAAAAGCAAGTAAGGAGACGGCTGCATACCAGCAGACCCTACCAAGAGAGGCTGCTAAATATGGCTGAAGCGCGGCGAGAAATCGTCACTGCCCTTAAGTATCATAGAGCAGCTATGAAAAAAGCCACTGAAagacagcagcagcagcagcagcagcagcagcagcaaatGGAAATAACCTCCCAAACTCAGGTGTTTGAGTCTTCATCTCATCAGTTTTTTTTAGAACAAGAAGACAAATTGAAATTCAGGAGAAATCCTAGAATTTATGCTTCAAATTCCTCAATCCCTGATAAATTCCCGAATAGTTATCCTGATAATTTCTCCCAATCACCGGGATTTTCATCTCCGTATTCTTGGTCCATTTCTCCGATtgcaccaccaccactaccacctgTCCAAGAAAATTTCAACTTCACACTGCCTAGCCAAACACTTGGCCTCAATCTAAATCTTCAAGATTTTAACTACTTGGACCCCACTTTCCTCTGTAGTGCAAATCATTCATCAATTTACTCATCCCCATCACCATCAACCTCTTCCTCCCCTCTTTCAGCCACCACCGAGGAAATTCCATGCATGGGACCACCTGCTTCGGCATCAGAGTTTGGAGATTCCGGGTTGCATGCTGTGATGGACGATAAGGAGATTGCTGAGATCAGGTCAATTGGAGACCAATACCAGATGGAGTGGGATGATACTTTGAATTTAGTGAATTCGGCTTGGTGGCTCAAATTCCTGAAGGTAATGGAAATCACACCTGAGAATCAGTGTGTTCAGGATTTTCCATTTGATGAAGTCATGGAGTTCCCAGCCTGGCTCAACGCAAACGACGGCTGCTTGCAGTATGTGAACTCTGATAATTACTTTAAAGATCCTGCTTTGCCGTG CATGGATATCGGAGAAATCGAAGGGATGGATGGTGACTGGTTAGCCTGA
- the LOC121782446 gene encoding vacuolar protein-sorting-associated protein 36-like isoform X2 translates to MKLSSSSSKTKDSSSSSLEGDGNSSNESLFGSSCDGFSDQKPEKSPPPPQPQKKQVRRRLHTSRPYQERLLNMAEARREIVTALKYHRAAMKKATERQQQQQQQQQQQMEITSQTQVFESSSHQFFLEQEDKLKFRRNPRIYASNSSIPDKFPNSYPDNFSQSPGFSSPYSWSISPIAPPPLPPVQENFNFTLPSQTLGLNLNLQDFNYLDPTFLCSANHSSIYSSPSPSTSSSPLSATTEEIPCMGPPASASEFGDSGLHAVMDDKEIAEIRSIGDQYQMEWDDTLNLVNSAWWLKFLKVMEITPENQCVQDFPFDEVMEFPAWLNANDGCLQYVNSDNYFKDPALPCMDIGEIEGMDGDWLA, encoded by the exons ATGAAG ttatcctcttcctcttcaaaAACCAAAGATTCGTCCAGTTCCAGCTTAGAGGGAGATGGGAATTCGAGCAATGAAAGCTTATTTGGAAGTAGCTGTGATGGATTTTCTGATCAGAAACCAGAAAAATCCCCTCCGCCGCCTCAACCACAAAAAAAGCAAGTAAGGAGACGGCTGCATACCAGCAGACCCTACCAAGAGAGGCTGCTAAATATGGCTGAAGCGCGGCGAGAAATCGTCACTGCCCTTAAGTATCATAGAGCAGCTATGAAAAAAGCCACTGAAagacagcagcagcagcagcagcagcagcagcagcaaatGGAAATAACCTCCCAAACTCAGGTGTTTGAGTCTTCATCTCATCAGTTTTTTTTAGAACAAGAAGACAAATTGAAATTCAGGAGAAATCCTAGAATTTATGCTTCAAATTCCTCAATCCCTGATAAATTCCCGAATAGTTATCCTGATAATTTCTCCCAATCACCGGGATTTTCATCTCCGTATTCTTGGTCCATTTCTCCGATtgcaccaccaccactaccacctgTCCAAGAAAATTTCAACTTCACACTGCCTAGCCAAACACTTGGCCTCAATCTAAATCTTCAAGATTTTAACTACTTGGACCCCACTTTCCTCTGTAGTGCAAATCATTCATCAATTTACTCATCCCCATCACCATCAACCTCTTCCTCCCCTCTTTCAGCCACCACCGAGGAAATTCCATGCATGGGACCACCTGCTTCGGCATCAGAGTTTGGAGATTCCGGGTTGCATGCTGTGATGGACGATAAGGAGATTGCTGAGATCAGGTCAATTGGAGACCAATACCAGATGGAGTGGGATGATACTTTGAATTTAGTGAATTCGGCTTGGTGGCTCAAATTCCTGAAGGTAATGGAAATCACACCTGAGAATCAGTGTGTTCAGGATTTTCCATTTGATGAAGTCATGGAGTTCCCAGCCTGGCTCAACGCAAACGACGGCTGCTTGCAGTATGTGAACTCTGATAATTACTTTAAAGATCCTGCTTTGCCGTG CATGGATATCGGAGAAATCGAAGGGATGGATGGTGACTGGTTAGCCTGA